From Echinicola jeungdonensis, the proteins below share one genomic window:
- the lptB gene encoding LPS export ABC transporter ATP-binding protein, giving the protein MILRGENLVKIYKGKKVVNNISVEVEQGEIVGLLGPNGAGKTTSFYMIVGLIKPNEGRVFLDQDEITKLPMYKRANLGIGYLAQEASVFRKLSVEENIMAVLEMSNMSKTAQKEKVEELLEEFSLTHVRKNLGMVLSGGERRRTEIARALAVDPKFVLLDEPFAGVDPIAVEEIQSIVAKLKNKNIGILITDHNVNETLSITDRAYLMFEGKLLKAGTAEELAADEQVRKVYLGKHFELKRKI; this is encoded by the coding sequence ATGATATTACGTGGAGAAAACCTGGTCAAAATATATAAAGGGAAAAAAGTCGTCAACAATATCTCCGTGGAAGTAGAACAAGGGGAAATTGTAGGGTTGTTGGGACCCAATGGAGCAGGGAAAACTACTTCCTTTTATATGATTGTGGGCTTGATCAAGCCGAATGAGGGCAGGGTGTTTCTGGATCAGGATGAAATAACCAAACTTCCCATGTACAAAAGGGCCAACCTGGGCATTGGTTATTTGGCCCAGGAAGCTTCTGTATTCAGGAAATTAAGTGTGGAGGAAAATATCATGGCTGTGCTGGAAATGTCCAATATGTCCAAAACCGCACAGAAGGAGAAGGTAGAGGAGTTATTGGAGGAGTTTAGCCTTACTCATGTACGCAAAAACCTGGGTATGGTCCTTTCGGGTGGGGAAAGAAGAAGGACAGAAATTGCCCGGGCATTGGCCGTGGACCCAAAGTTTGTCCTTTTGGATGAGCCTTTTGCCGGGGTGGATCCCATAGCCGTGGAAGAAATCCAGTCCATTGTGGCCAAACTAAAAAATAAAAACATTGGCATTTTGATCACCGATCACAATGTGAACGAGACCCTTTCCATTACCGATAGAGCTTACCTGATGTTTGAAGGGAAATTGCTCAAAGCGGGTACTGCAGAAGAATTGGCAGCTGATGAACAGGTCCGAAAAGTATATTTGGGTAAACATTTTGAGTTAAAAAGAAAGATATAA